A genomic stretch from Edaphobacter aggregans includes:
- a CDS encoding efflux RND transporter permease subunit, whose protein sequence is MSAPTLPQTLVPKSPERFWLADYARIIFFFVIALTIIGIYVAFQVPISVFPETNFPRVVIGVDNGVMPVEQMQVTITKPIEDAVNSVPGLTTVRSTTSRGSAEVSLFFDWNQDMFKTLQLVDAALTKVQQTLPSTAKITTNRLTFATFPILGYSLTSDTVPQTRLWEIATYDLKPSLNRVSGVSAVTVQGGKVPEFHVVPDMARLQIAGVTILDLVNAMQASNIIDSPGLYEANHQLVLGLVGAQVHDAEGLSQLVVKVSPAGVPIRVGDIATVQQATMPVYTAVTANGKQAVLINITRQPSGNTVAVGNAVAAEIERLRHTLPAGVKLEIYYDQSQLVRDSISSVRDAILVGLVLACIILFLFLHDWRSSLIAGLVIPVTISVTILFLWLLGESFNLMTLGGLAAAIGLVIDDAIVVVENIVLHRDSGENRFEAVRKALREITVPLIGSTITPVVVFLPLVVVTGVTGSFFRALATTMTVALLTSLMLALTWTPALSFVLLRDDLGSEDTAEEPAHAAPGKLLKRVIEWHSRVLNWSLAKPILLALACLILVFGTWFAYQHLGSDLLPEMDEGGFVLDYIMPAGSSLAETNRVLEHVQRILEATPEVESTSRRTGLQMGLAAVTEANTGDFTVKLKSKRDRGIDEVIADVREKVKTSEPALDVEFTQVLQDMIDDLSNAPEPIQIKLFSQDPALLSQLGPRVAGAIGKIDGVVDVQDGIENTISGPATNFHVNPAVAARLGFTPTEVAEDATSILDGVTTTDPLIANGRPYTIRVRLGDETRGSLDAIQNTVFNSSTGKTANLGSLASIEQLPPQDEVRRENLQRLIVVTGRLEGSDLGSAMKRVQAVVDGLHLPASVRVEYGGTYAEQQKSFHDLERVLLLALVLVFGVLLAEFRNFWAPIAILTSSVLSISGVVIGLLITNTTFNVASFMGLIMVIGIVAKNGILLLDADEKARADGAKVREAMVHAAQRRLRPILMTAIAAVCGMLPLAFALGAGSQMLQPLAIAVIGGLAVSMVLSLVVTPVVYYLLTRNRHEVTA, encoded by the coding sequence ATGTCAGCTCCCACTTTGCCCCAGACTCTCGTACCGAAGTCTCCAGAACGATTCTGGTTGGCGGACTATGCGCGAATCATCTTCTTCTTTGTCATCGCACTGACCATCATCGGTATCTACGTAGCGTTTCAGGTGCCGATCTCTGTATTTCCGGAGACTAATTTTCCTCGGGTAGTGATTGGTGTCGATAACGGCGTGATGCCTGTCGAACAGATGCAGGTGACCATTACGAAGCCAATCGAGGATGCCGTCAATAGCGTGCCTGGATTGACGACGGTACGGTCGACGACCAGTCGCGGATCGGCCGAGGTGAGCCTGTTCTTCGATTGGAACCAGGATATGTTCAAGACGCTGCAGTTGGTGGATGCGGCGTTGACGAAGGTGCAGCAGACGTTGCCGTCGACCGCGAAGATCACGACCAATCGTCTGACCTTTGCGACTTTTCCGATTCTTGGCTACAGCCTTACCTCCGATACGGTGCCCCAGACGCGGCTTTGGGAGATTGCAACGTATGATCTGAAGCCTTCATTGAATCGCGTGAGCGGTGTCAGTGCGGTGACTGTGCAGGGGGGTAAGGTTCCAGAGTTCCACGTCGTGCCGGATATGGCGCGGCTGCAGATTGCGGGCGTTACGATTTTGGATCTCGTTAACGCTATGCAGGCTTCGAACATAATCGATTCGCCCGGCCTGTATGAAGCGAATCATCAGCTTGTCCTTGGGCTCGTTGGAGCTCAGGTTCACGACGCCGAAGGCTTGAGCCAGCTTGTGGTGAAGGTCTCTCCCGCAGGGGTGCCAATACGTGTTGGGGACATCGCGACAGTGCAGCAGGCTACGATGCCCGTTTACACCGCCGTTACTGCAAATGGTAAACAGGCTGTATTGATCAACATCACGCGGCAGCCTTCGGGCAATACGGTCGCGGTGGGCAATGCGGTGGCCGCGGAGATCGAACGGCTGAGGCACACGCTTCCTGCAGGCGTGAAACTGGAAATTTATTACGATCAGTCTCAGCTTGTGCGCGACAGCATTTCGAGTGTGCGCGATGCGATTCTGGTCGGGCTGGTGCTGGCTTGCATCATCCTTTTCCTGTTCCTGCACGACTGGCGCTCGTCGCTAATTGCGGGGCTGGTCATTCCGGTCACGATCTCTGTCACGATTCTGTTTCTCTGGCTTCTGGGTGAGAGCTTCAATCTGATGACGCTCGGCGGTCTGGCTGCTGCGATTGGGCTCGTGATCGATGACGCAATTGTCGTCGTCGAGAACATCGTGCTGCATCGAGATAGTGGTGAGAATCGCTTTGAGGCTGTTCGTAAGGCGCTGCGCGAGATTACTGTACCGTTGATCGGTTCGACGATTACGCCAGTCGTGGTCTTCCTACCTCTAGTCGTGGTCACAGGAGTGACGGGGAGCTTTTTCCGCGCGCTTGCAACGACTATGACGGTGGCACTGCTTACGTCACTGATGCTGGCACTCACCTGGACACCGGCTCTTAGTTTTGTTTTGCTGCGCGACGACTTAGGTAGTGAGGATACGGCTGAAGAGCCTGCGCACGCTGCTCCCGGCAAGCTTCTGAAACGAGTTATAGAGTGGCATAGCCGCGTGCTGAACTGGTCATTGGCGAAGCCGATACTGCTTGCTCTGGCCTGCTTGATTTTGGTGTTTGGGACTTGGTTTGCATATCAACATCTAGGTTCTGACCTGCTGCCTGAGATGGATGAAGGCGGGTTTGTACTGGACTACATTATGCCCGCGGGCAGTTCGCTGGCCGAAACCAATCGGGTGCTCGAGCATGTTCAGCGCATCCTGGAGGCGACTCCGGAGGTCGAGAGCACTTCGCGACGAACTGGCCTACAGATGGGTCTGGCTGCGGTGACTGAGGCCAATACCGGCGACTTTACGGTGAAACTGAAAAGCAAGCGCGATCGTGGCATCGATGAGGTGATCGCCGATGTACGCGAGAAGGTGAAGACTAGCGAGCCCGCGTTGGATGTGGAGTTTACGCAGGTATTGCAGGACATGATCGATGATCTGTCGAATGCTCCGGAGCCAATCCAGATCAAACTGTTTTCACAAGATCCTGCATTGCTTTCGCAACTGGGACCGCGTGTTGCCGGTGCCATCGGCAAGATTGACGGCGTCGTCGATGTGCAGGATGGGATTGAGAACACGATCAGTGGACCTGCGACTAACTTCCACGTGAATCCTGCTGTAGCAGCACGGTTGGGCTTTACGCCGACGGAGGTGGCAGAAGATGCTACTTCGATTCTTGATGGCGTGACGACGACTGATCCATTAATTGCGAACGGACGTCCTTATACGATTCGGGTTCGGCTGGGTGATGAAACTCGAGGCTCACTGGACGCGATTCAGAACACGGTCTTCAATAGCAGCACGGGTAAAACGGCGAACCTCGGATCACTGGCTTCGATCGAGCAACTTCCACCTCAAGATGAGGTAAGGCGCGAGAATCTACAGCGGCTGATCGTGGTTACGGGAAGGCTTGAAGGGTCGGACCTTGGCTCTGCCATGAAGCGAGTTCAAGCGGTCGTCGACGGTTTGCATCTGCCGGCAAGCGTTCGCGTGGAGTACGGCGGCACATACGCGGAGCAGCAGAAGTCGTTCCATGACCTAGAAAGGGTTCTGCTGCTTGCGCTGGTGCTGGTCTTTGGCGTGTTGCTGGCGGAATTTCGCAACTTCTGGGCTCCGATTGCGATTCTTACATCGTCCGTGCTCTCGATCTCGGGTGTTGTGATTGGGCTGCTGATCACGAATACGACCTTCAATGTTGCGTCTTTCATGGGTTTAATCATGGTCATCGGCATTGTGGCGAAGAACGGCATTCTGCTGCTCGATGCGGATGAGAAGGCGCGGGCAGACGGCGCTAAGGTGCGCGAGGCGATGGTGCATGCAGCCCAGCGGCGGTTGCGGCCGATCTTAATGACGGCAATTGCTGCGGTTTGCGGAATGCTTCCGCTAGCGTTCGCGCTTGGAGCTGGGTCGCAGATGCTGCAGCCTCTGGCCATTGCTGTGATCGGTGGGCTTGCTGTCTCGATGGTTCTAAGCCTCGTGGTTACTCCTGTTGTGTATTACCTGCTGACTCGGAATCGGCACGAGGTAACTGCTTAA
- a CDS encoding TolC family protein, with protein sequence MSLLLAGGGSEYALAQAAATSTSPAATVSISLNDAIQRAQANEPAFAAIAAETKATQLDRSIAKAALLPSLDYHNQFLYTQPNGEVTQVGGQAAPRFIANNAVHEYTSQATVNETLGLQGVAGVQRASAASARAAAELEVARRGLVSAVVGLYFGVLASERKLTVSQRAAGEADAFTNLAQKREAAREVAHADVVKAELQQQQRQRDLADAQLAFDRSRLELGILLFPDPRTSYTLQAGDTSAALPTRAEVEAAAGRMNPELKSALALVRLNEIDVLAAKAAYMPDLALNFTYGIDAPQFAVNGPDGIRNLGYSASATLDIPVWNWLSTQNKVKQSQIRRDAARVALTATQKRLIVALDTFYAEAVSVRTQLASLDASVQTAAESLRLTRLRYTGGEATVLEVVDAENALTGSEIAREDGLVRYQAALANLQTLTGTL encoded by the coding sequence TTGAGTCTGCTCTTAGCAGGAGGGGGTAGCGAGTATGCTTTGGCACAGGCGGCGGCTACCTCTACATCGCCAGCAGCTACCGTCTCGATCAGTTTGAATGATGCCATTCAGCGCGCTCAGGCGAACGAGCCTGCGTTCGCGGCTATCGCGGCTGAGACCAAGGCAACGCAATTGGATCGATCCATTGCAAAAGCCGCTTTGTTGCCGAGCCTGGATTATCACAATCAGTTTCTCTATACCCAGCCGAATGGCGAGGTAACGCAGGTCGGAGGCCAGGCAGCTCCCCGCTTCATTGCAAACAATGCTGTTCATGAGTACACAAGCCAGGCAACAGTCAATGAGACTTTGGGATTGCAAGGAGTCGCGGGAGTGCAGCGTGCCTCTGCAGCGTCGGCGCGGGCAGCTGCCGAGTTGGAGGTAGCGCGCAGGGGGCTGGTCAGCGCAGTCGTTGGGCTGTACTTTGGAGTTTTGGCGTCGGAACGAAAATTGACCGTATCCCAGCGGGCTGCCGGGGAAGCCGACGCGTTCACGAATCTTGCGCAGAAGCGGGAGGCCGCGAGAGAAGTTGCCCATGCCGACGTGGTGAAGGCGGAGCTCCAGCAGCAACAGCGGCAGCGCGATCTGGCCGATGCTCAGCTTGCGTTCGATCGGTCTCGACTTGAGCTTGGGATACTGCTCTTTCCCGATCCACGTACGTCGTATACGCTTCAGGCTGGAGACACCTCAGCTGCGCTGCCCACGCGTGCAGAGGTTGAAGCGGCTGCGGGGCGCATGAATCCTGAGTTGAAGAGCGCGCTCGCTTTGGTGAGACTGAACGAGATCGATGTTCTGGCTGCGAAAGCGGCTTATATGCCTGATCTCGCACTTAATTTTACGTACGGCATTGATGCGCCGCAGTTCGCGGTGAATGGACCTGATGGAATTCGAAATCTCGGATACTCGGCGAGCGCTACGCTGGATATTCCAGTCTGGAACTGGCTGTCGACGCAGAATAAGGTTAAGCAGAGCCAGATTCGCAGAGATGCTGCACGTGTAGCGCTTACCGCTACACAGAAACGCTTGATAGTTGCACTGGATACTTTCTACGCCGAAGCTGTTAGCGTTCGTACGCAACTCGCTTCGCTCGATGCCAGTGTGCAGACCGCGGCCGAAAGCCTTCGCCTTACGAGGCTGCGCTATACGGGCGGGGAGGCCACGGTGCTGGAGGTCGTTGACGCGGAAAACGCACTGACGGGCTCCGAGATCGCTCGGGAAGATGGCCTGGTTCGCTACCAGGCAGCACTTGCAAATCTGCAGACACTAACAGGAACCCTGTGA
- a CDS encoding YncE family protein, which translates to MLSSSYRRFFSRTALVSGLSLGLLATCSSAFAQQYQVENRWNIGGEGGWDYLIADPGAHLLYVTHGPRVEVIDTTTGKPAGALTGFKSTHGVALDDKGQYGYVSDGAGNAVDAFDRHTFKVVATIPAGTNPDGIVYEPVTKTVWAFNGRSQDASVIDTATQKVVATIKLSGKPEFPTVDGKGNVFVNIETKNSIVKLDAKSKTVTAEWPLTGCESPSGMAIDTDHHRLFSVCDGKKMAVTDYTSGKVIATPEIGDSPDAAGYDAKHQLAFSSNGDGTLTVVDTSSPVYKVLQNVATQKSARTMAFDSGTGRIYLVAAEFGPKPAATAENPRPRAQVIPGSFTILVVGRK; encoded by the coding sequence CGGCCTTTTGGCCACCTGCTCCTCCGCTTTCGCACAACAGTATCAGGTTGAGAATCGCTGGAATATCGGCGGTGAAGGCGGCTGGGACTATCTCATTGCCGATCCCGGCGCACATCTCCTCTACGTCACCCACGGCCCGCGCGTTGAGGTGATCGACACGACAACTGGCAAGCCCGCAGGCGCGCTCACCGGCTTCAAGAGCACTCACGGCGTAGCCCTCGACGACAAAGGCCAGTATGGCTACGTAAGCGACGGAGCTGGTAACGCCGTAGACGCTTTCGACCGCCACACCTTCAAAGTCGTGGCCACCATCCCCGCCGGAACCAACCCCGACGGCATCGTCTACGAGCCCGTCACTAAAACCGTCTGGGCCTTCAACGGCCGCAGCCAGGACGCCAGCGTCATCGACACAGCCACACAGAAAGTTGTCGCCACCATCAAGCTCTCCGGCAAGCCCGAGTTCCCGACCGTCGACGGCAAGGGCAACGTCTTCGTCAACATCGAGACTAAAAACTCCATCGTCAAGCTCGATGCGAAATCCAAGACCGTCACAGCGGAGTGGCCGCTCACCGGATGCGAGTCTCCCTCCGGCATGGCCATCGACACCGATCACCATCGTCTCTTCTCCGTCTGCGATGGTAAAAAGATGGCTGTCACCGACTACACCTCCGGTAAGGTGATCGCGACACCTGAAATAGGCGACTCGCCCGACGCTGCAGGCTACGACGCAAAGCATCAATTGGCCTTCAGCTCTAACGGCGACGGCACGTTGACCGTAGTCGACACAAGCAGCCCGGTCTATAAAGTCTTGCAGAATGTGGCGACGCAGAAAAGCGCCCGTACCATGGCTTTTGACTCAGGCACAGGCCGCATCTACCTCGTCGCCGCCGAGTTCGGCCCCAAACCCGCAGCCACCGCCGAGAATCCCCGCCCTCGTGCCCAGGTGATCCCCGGCAGCTTCACCATCCTGGTGGTCGGACGCAAGTAG
- the lon gene encoding endopeptidase La, whose product MTNQPKETLSGEVRKLPMMPIRDMVIFPHMMTPFVVGRESSVRALEEALSGDRKIFLATQHDASVDEPNADDIYQTGTIGNIVQSVKMPDGNIKVLVEGVERARATEINDVDGFFVATVRTGKTQLEQTPQVEQLMQRVHSLFEQYVKLQQSLNYETMAASVRSDEPAKLADTIAANLQLSIEEKQQLLEVFDPETRLARVADVLDVAIEKLNMDRTIQSRVKRQMEKAQKEYYLNEKIKAIQKELGRGEKSEFDELKKKIEAAGMPKDVLDKSLQELKKLEAMPPMSAESTVSRNYLDWLLAVPWKKRSKEIRSIEHAEQILNEDHYGLEKIKERILEFLAVRQLVKNPKGSILCFVGPPGVGKTSLGMSIAKATGRKFVRMSLGGVRDEAEIRGHRRTYIGALPGQIIQSMKKAGTKNPVFMLDEIDKMASDFRGDPASALLEVLDPEQNTSFQDHYLDVEYDLSQVLFVATANVLHTIPGPLQDRMEILRLHGYTEIEKLEIAKQYLVKKQREGTGLTEKQVVFEDDALKQIIRAYTREAGVRNLEREIGNVCRKVARRVVKNGADYTETITAENIGDLLGVAKFRDSQVHEKSEVGLVTGLAWTEMGGTILQTEVQVLDGKGKMTATGQLGDVMQESAQAALSYIRSRAHHLGLAKDFYRNVDIHVHVPEGAIPKDGPSAGITLATGLASALTKIKVRRDIAMTGEITLRGKVLPIGGLKEKLLAAHRAGIFEAILPEENRRDLPDLPELLKTSMQLHFVEEMDQVLQIALESKLPELTEETPEGLAASVLPAEIDISQPRAHQ is encoded by the coding sequence ATGACAAACCAACCAAAAGAAACGCTGAGCGGCGAAGTTCGCAAGCTACCAATGATGCCCATTCGTGACATGGTCATCTTCCCTCACATGATGACCCCGTTCGTCGTTGGGCGCGAATCCAGCGTACGGGCTCTTGAAGAAGCGCTATCCGGCGACCGGAAGATCTTTCTGGCGACCCAGCACGACGCCTCGGTCGACGAGCCAAACGCCGACGACATTTATCAGACCGGCACGATCGGCAATATCGTCCAGAGCGTAAAAATGCCGGATGGCAACATCAAGGTCCTAGTAGAAGGTGTTGAGCGGGCGCGTGCCACTGAGATCAACGACGTTGATGGCTTTTTTGTCGCGACGGTTCGCACGGGAAAGACCCAGCTCGAGCAGACGCCGCAGGTTGAGCAACTGATGCAGCGGGTCCACTCGCTGTTTGAACAGTACGTAAAATTGCAGCAGTCCTTGAACTACGAGACGATGGCCGCGAGTGTCCGCTCCGACGAGCCGGCCAAGCTGGCTGACACCATCGCCGCCAATCTGCAGCTCTCCATCGAGGAGAAGCAGCAATTGCTCGAGGTCTTTGATCCGGAGACTCGCCTGGCGCGCGTGGCTGATGTTCTGGATGTCGCCATCGAGAAGCTGAATATGGACCGGACGATTCAGTCGCGCGTGAAGCGGCAGATGGAGAAGGCCCAGAAAGAGTACTACCTCAATGAGAAGATCAAGGCCATCCAGAAGGAGCTTGGCCGCGGTGAGAAATCCGAGTTTGATGAGCTGAAGAAGAAGATTGAAGCTGCAGGTATGCCGAAGGATGTTCTCGACAAGTCACTTCAGGAGCTCAAAAAGCTTGAGGCGATGCCTCCGATGTCTGCCGAGTCGACCGTATCTCGGAATTATCTGGACTGGCTGCTAGCTGTGCCGTGGAAGAAACGCTCGAAGGAGATTCGCTCGATTGAGCACGCTGAACAGATCCTCAACGAAGATCACTATGGGCTTGAGAAGATCAAAGAGCGCATTCTTGAGTTTCTCGCCGTACGCCAGCTCGTGAAGAATCCCAAGGGATCTATCCTATGCTTCGTCGGACCTCCGGGCGTCGGCAAGACGTCGCTCGGCATGTCGATCGCGAAGGCCACGGGGCGCAAGTTTGTGCGGATGTCGCTGGGCGGCGTGCGTGATGAGGCGGAGATTCGCGGGCATCGGCGCACCTACATCGGCGCACTGCCTGGACAGATTATCCAGTCGATGAAGAAAGCGGGCACGAAGAACCCCGTCTTCATGTTGGACGAGATCGACAAGATGGCTTCGGATTTCCGTGGCGACCCGGCTAGCGCGCTGCTCGAAGTGTTGGATCCTGAGCAGAACACCTCGTTTCAAGACCACTATCTCGACGTCGAATATGATCTTTCGCAGGTGCTGTTTGTTGCAACTGCGAATGTGCTTCACACCATACCCGGCCCACTTCAGGACCGCATGGAGATTCTCCGGCTGCATGGCTACACGGAAATAGAGAAGCTCGAGATCGCCAAGCAGTATCTGGTGAAGAAGCAGCGCGAGGGCACGGGTCTGACAGAGAAACAGGTCGTCTTCGAAGATGATGCGTTGAAGCAGATCATCCGCGCCTACACACGCGAGGCCGGCGTCAGGAATCTCGAGCGCGAGATAGGGAATGTCTGCCGCAAGGTGGCGCGACGCGTTGTGAAGAACGGGGCGGACTACACCGAGACCATCACGGCCGAGAACATCGGCGACCTGCTGGGCGTGGCCAAGTTTCGTGATTCGCAGGTGCATGAGAAGAGCGAGGTTGGCCTGGTCACGGGCTTGGCCTGGACGGAGATGGGGGGCACGATCCTGCAGACCGAAGTTCAGGTGCTGGATGGCAAGGGCAAGATGACCGCCACCGGCCAGCTCGGCGATGTAATGCAGGAGTCTGCGCAGGCTGCGCTGAGCTATATCCGTTCACGGGCGCATCACCTTGGCCTTGCGAAGGACTTTTACCGCAACGTCGACATTCACGTCCATGTTCCTGAGGGTGCTATTCCCAAGGATGGCCCATCAGCCGGCATTACGCTTGCGACCGGGCTGGCCAGCGCACTGACCAAGATCAAGGTGCGGCGCGACATCGCCATGACCGGCGAGATTACGCTACGCGGCAAAGTGCTTCCGATTGGCGGCCTGAAGGAGAAGCTGCTGGCGGCACATCGCGCCGGGATATTCGAGGCAATTCTGCCGGAGGAGAACCGCAGGGACCTACCCGATCTGCCGGAACTCTTGAAGACGAGCATGCAGCTGCACTTTGTCGAGGAAATGGATCAGGTGCTGCAGATTGCATTGGAGAGTAAGCTGCCCGAGTTGACCGAAGAGACTCCTGAAGGACTGGCAGCCTCCGTACTTCCGGCTGAGATCGATATCTCTCAACCGCGCGCTCATCAGTAA
- a CDS encoding efflux RND transporter periplasmic adaptor subunit, with protein sequence MPETVVTVQAEKPEQGSITEHITVDAALSPLTQAALSPKITAPIKHFDVQRGTRVKAGQLLATLENKDLQAAALDNKGSFTAAQAAYDTATQAQVPEDLQKAQLDLAQATANLKLNESIVTSRKQLFAEGAIPGRDLDTATAALVQAQAVYDIAKQHYDSMQRVSHKAALKTAEGQLASAEGKLRGAEAQVSYSEIRSPIDGVVTDRSLFAGETAPAGTPLITVMDTSSLIAKVHLAQSVAQRLAVGDEATITIPGREKDVPAKVSLISPALDPGSTTVEVWLRIDNKKGELKVGTPVRASIAGRSVANALKIPSAAVLTAQDNSKSVMVVGADGVSHRKPVEVGIQNDGDIQIVSGLTANDVVVTGGAYGLEDGTKIKVGAEGDDDKEKPAAGKSGDGDEK encoded by the coding sequence TTGCCCGAGACAGTGGTGACGGTGCAGGCAGAGAAGCCTGAGCAAGGCTCGATCACAGAGCACATTACCGTAGATGCAGCTCTTTCGCCATTAACACAGGCTGCGCTTTCGCCGAAGATCACTGCGCCAATCAAGCATTTTGATGTACAGCGAGGGACGCGCGTGAAGGCCGGACAGTTGCTGGCGACACTCGAGAACAAAGATCTGCAGGCGGCTGCTCTAGATAACAAGGGTTCGTTCACAGCGGCACAAGCGGCCTATGATACGGCGACTCAGGCACAGGTTCCAGAAGATCTACAGAAGGCGCAACTGGATCTTGCTCAGGCAACGGCCAATCTCAAACTGAATGAAAGCATCGTCACAAGCCGCAAGCAACTCTTCGCCGAAGGAGCGATTCCCGGGCGTGATCTTGATACCGCCACAGCTGCGCTTGTGCAAGCTCAAGCTGTGTACGACATTGCGAAGCAGCATTACGACTCGATGCAACGCGTCAGTCACAAAGCAGCACTGAAGACTGCCGAAGGGCAACTCGCTTCGGCAGAGGGCAAATTGCGCGGAGCAGAGGCGCAGGTTAGCTATTCCGAGATCAGAAGTCCGATTGATGGAGTCGTGACCGATCGATCTCTCTTCGCGGGTGAGACGGCTCCGGCGGGTACGCCTTTGATTACAGTGATGGATACCTCGTCCCTCATTGCTAAGGTCCATCTTGCGCAATCCGTGGCGCAGCGGCTTGCAGTGGGTGATGAGGCAACTATTACGATTCCTGGCAGAGAAAAAGATGTACCGGCGAAGGTCTCGTTGATTAGTCCTGCACTTGATCCCGGCAGTACGACGGTTGAGGTCTGGCTGCGGATCGACAACAAAAAAGGCGAACTTAAAGTAGGCACTCCCGTTCGGGCTTCAATCGCGGGTCGCAGTGTGGCGAATGCATTGAAGATACCCTCGGCGGCGGTTCTGACGGCGCAGGACAACAGCAAGTCTGTGATGGTGGTTGGAGCCGATGGAGTCTCGCATCGCAAGCCCGTGGAGGTCGGCATCCAGAATGACGGCGATATCCAGATCGTTAGTGGGCTGACGGCGAATGACGTTGTCGTTACCGGAGGAGCCTATGGCCTTGAGGACGGCACGAAGATCAAGGTGGGCGCTGAAGGAGACGATGACAAGGAGAAACCGGCGGCGGGCAAGAGCGGGGATGGAGACGAAAAATAA